Part of the Sulfuricurvum kujiense DSM 16994 genome, ACTTTATCCCCGGGAAACCCAAATATGGGGTTGAAAATGCGGTGAAATATGCCGATTTCGCTATCGGGCGTCTCTTTGAACTGGCCAAAAAGGAATCCTATTACAAAGACACCGTTTTCGTCGTTGTTGCCGATCATAATATCCGTGTCTACGGTGACGATCTGGTACCGGTCACTATGTTCCATATTCCCGCTTTGATTATAAGCGATGGTGTGAAGCCTCAAAAGTATAATGCACTTGCCACACAGCCCGATGTGCTAGCGACCGCACTCGATCTAATCGGTATTGATCTCACGTATCCCGTTTTGGGGCACTCTATTTACAGTGATTCCAAACGCGAAGTCTCGCTTATGATGTTTAATGACACCTTCGCCCTGCGTGAGAAAAACAAAGTTGCCGTTGTCCAGCCGAATAAAGAGCCTCTTACCTTCACGTATGAAAACGACCGTCTCCGTAACGCTCCTCACGATAAGGAACTGGAACGGGATACTTTGGCTTTCGTTACCGTTTTGGATGACATGTACAATAAAAAGCTTTATCAAATCAAACAATAAAAGGAAAAGAAATTAATGAAAAAAGTTGCGTATTGGATACTGGGTACCGCCGTTGTGATACAGTTATTCAGGCCCGATTTTACAAATCCGAAAGTGGATGAGACCATTGCGCTTAAAACCGATCCAAAAGTTATGAGCATCCTTAAAACTTCATGTTACGATTGCCATTCAAATGAAACAGCGTATCCTTGGTATCATCATGTCGCTCCGATGTCGTGGGTTATGGCCAACAATATCAACCAAGGACGCAAAGCACTCGACTTTTCAAATTGGGAAAACATAGACTCTAAAGTAAAATTGGAGCGATTAGAGCGTGCAAAACAGCTTCTGAATAACGAATTGATGCCCAAAAGCGAATACCTTTTAATGCATAAAAATGCTGTTTTATCGGATGAACAAAAGAAAGTACTTGAAATTTTTTTTGATTCGCAAATAAAAAGGCTGTAAGCGGCGGATTAAAGAAAGAAGAAAAATCTTTTCCCGAAAAGGGAAAAGAGAACGATTAACGTTTTGAGAATTGTGGAGAACGGCGCGCTTTGCGTTTACCCGGTTTCTTACGCTCAACAACACGTGAGTCACGTGTAAGCATACCGAACGGTTTCAAGATAGCGCGGAATGACGGATCAAACGTACAAAGAGCACGTGAAATACCGTGGCGAAGTGCATCAGATTGTCCTGAGAAACCACCGCCCATAGTTGACGCAGTGATATCAACCGATGTATCTTGTTTAGTCAAAGAAAGCGGTTGAGTAACACGCAATTTTTTTGCTTCAAGACCACCGAGCCATGCATCGAGTGAAAGACCGTTTACAGTGATTTTACCTGTACCCGGAGCAAGCCATACTTTAGCGATCGAAGATTTTCTTCTTCCGGTTGCATACGTTTTTGCCATTATTTATCCTTACTTAGCGATCTGCGCAGAGTGTGGGTGTTCAGCACCTGCATAGACTTTTAGTTTTTTCAACATCGCACGACCCAATTTTGTTTTAGGAAGCATACCGCGAGCTGCAAGTTTGAAAACTTTTTCTGGGTTAGTAGCCAAAAGTTCTGTAAATTTTTCGCTTTTTACGTTACCGAAGTAACCTGTGTGGCGGTGATATGTTTTAGTAGCAGTTTTACCGTTACCGTTGATAATCGCTTTTTCAGCGTTAATGATAACAACGAAGTCACCACAGTCGATATTTGGTGTAAAATAAGGTTTATCTTTACCGCGAAGACGAGTAGCAACATCAGTCATGATACGACCGAATGTTTTCCCTTCCGCATCGATCAAAACCCATTTACGCTCGATTTGCTCAGGTGAAGCAATTTTAGTAAATTTCATCTTGAGTCTCCTTTTAAAGTCTCTATAAATAGTGGCGAAATTGTACCCTTATAAACTTATAATCTGCTGAAATTAAGTTTTTTATAAGCA contains:
- the rplM gene encoding 50S ribosomal protein L13, producing MKFTKIASPEQIERKWVLIDAEGKTFGRIMTDVATRLRGKDKPYFTPNIDCGDFVVIINAEKAIINGNGKTATKTYHRHTGYFGNVKSEKFTELLATNPEKVFKLAARGMLPKTKLGRAMLKKLKVYAGAEHPHSAQIAK
- a CDS encoding heme-binding domain-containing protein is translated as MKKVAYWILGTAVVIQLFRPDFTNPKVDETIALKTDPKVMSILKTSCYDCHSNETAYPWYHHVAPMSWVMANNINQGRKALDFSNWENIDSKVKLERLERAKQLLNNELMPKSEYLLMHKNAVLSDEQKKVLEIFFDSQIKRL
- the rpsI gene encoding 30S ribosomal protein S9, with protein sequence MAKTYATGRRKSSIAKVWLAPGTGKITVNGLSLDAWLGGLEAKKLRVTQPLSLTKQDTSVDITASTMGGGFSGQSDALRHGISRALCTFDPSFRAILKPFGMLTRDSRVVERKKPGKRKARRSPQFSKR